The genomic window ATAGTGGACTTAAAATTGTCGCGCAttgtaatgaatttaaatttaatactttattatggaataaccaataataataaaatgacagTTGTGACTTCTGACGTTGTTGCTTTGCCCGAGCAATGCATGCAGACGGGTCCCTTCATTCAAGATTCGCTCATATTGAAATTCGAAATGCGTATAAGTGACGGGCTATATTTGCCAAACTCTTCAGGTGTTGAATCTGAGCGTCTTTCTTCTTTTCCAATTTGCGGTgtacgtcttaatgttgttccataaattgAATGCTCTAGAGTCGTATGTCGCTTTCTGTGCTCATGTAATTGTTGTGTCGTTCCctgtttaatattgtatttatgatatttgcttattgattttatttttttagtattgctGAGGAGAAGAAGAAGCTTGGCAACGACCAATACAAAGCACAAAATTACCAGGCTGCACTTAAACTCTACTCTGATGCCATCCAACTATGTCCCGATTTCGCTGCTTACTATGGCAACCGTTCCGCTTGTTACGTTATGCTTTCCAACTACATAAATGCCTTAAGCGATGCTCGTCAAGCTGTGCGACTTGATCCGAAATTCGAGAAGGCCTACGTACGTATCGCCAAGTGCTGCTTGGTCATGGGCGATATGGTTGGAAGCGAGCAGGCTATTAAAAAAGTGTTAGAGTTGGACGCTCAAAGTAATGCTGTCAAAACAGAACAACAAGGATTGCAGCAGTTGCGTCAGCTGGAGAAAACGATACAAACAAATTACGATTCTAAGGCATTCCGCAATGTTGTCTATTATTTAGACAGTGCTTTGGCAATTGCACCCGCCTGCCTTAGGTGAGTTCAGGCTTTATACCATTCCTGTATTCAACTCTTAATAAAACTATACTTAAACAACTATACTCCTTAATAAAAGATAGCAACTAATCGGGATACATTACAGGTATCGTCTGCTCAAAGCGGAATGCCTCGCGTTTCTTGGCCGGTGCGAAGAGGCTGTGGATATTGCCGTAAGCGTTATGAAGTTAGATACTACATCCGCGGATGCTATATACGTTCGTGGTTTGTGTCTCTACTACACTGACAATCTTGAAAAAGGCATTTTACATTTTGAACGCGCACTTCAACTTGATCCCGATCATAAAAAAGCCAAAGATATGcgaaataaaagtaaagcttTAAAAGAGATGAAGGAGAATGGAAATACTCTCTTTAAGTCGGGTCGTTTTCGAGAAGCGCAAACTGTGTACACAGACGCACTGAAGATAGATGAGCTAAATAAGGACATCAATTCAAAACTGCTGTACAATCGGGCATTGGTGAACTCAAAAATCGGCTCTTTGCGAGATGCCATCGCTGATTGTACACGTGTTTTGGAAATCAATTCCCAATATTTGAAGGCATTGCTTCTACGTGCGCGTTGCTACAACGACCTAGAGAAATTCGAAGAATGTGTGAATGATTACGAGACGGCGTTGCAGTTGCAAAAGACTCCAGAGATTAAGAAGTTATTGCGTGATGCTAAACTTGCGTTGAAGAGGTCTAAGCGTAAAGATTACTACAAGATCCTTGGTATATCTCGCAACGCCACAGAAGATGAAATAAAGAAAGCTTACCGTAAGAAGGCATTGGTGCATCATCCGGACCGACATGCCAATAGCAGCGCAGAAGAACGCAAAGAAGAGGAACTGAAATTCAAGGAAATCGGTGAGGCCTATGCAATTTTGTCGGATCAACGCAAAAAGATGCGATATGACAACGGCCACGATATAGAAGATCAAGAACAAGGTAGGTGCTGATAATATTAGgctaatttataaaaagggtAGAAAATATGAATTTCAGACAGATACAatgtgttttgaaaatttgttttattttctaatagaTATTTTCGATAATTGAAAGTTGATTGTTGCCAACCTATTTTTTCAACTAGAATGGAAAGGatgatttcgaaaaaaatcacTTAACTATTAGTATTAGAACTGTGaactgataaaataaaatattataattaataggAGCACAGCTCTTCGACTTTTGGCTCGCTTCTTTACATGCGTTGCTTCttactttaatgtttttttctttttttatttccttatttaAGTCAAGGGTAAcaatcttatatatatataactggcgcgtacaccatttttgggtgtttggctgagtcttgatgttgttccacaaatgggggggcctacagtttcaagccgatcccgaacggcagatatactttatgaggagctttttcatggcagaaatacactcggaggtttgccattgcctgcggagggcaacggctattagaaaaaactttttcaccgagattcgaacctacgttctctctgaattccgaatggtactcacgcacgaacccattcagctacggcggcggcGGGTAACAACCTTACTGACAAGATTTACAGGATTACTTAACAATAAttaggaaataaattaaataggtagtttattcaataaataataagatTAAAAAAGTGGCTTAAGCAGAGACATTGGCATAGAAAAATCAAAATCCTCAAAGCCTATTAAACTCTTCAAGTCGTCTTGCAAGAGGGGCTAACTTCTGAGAACTTCAATATAAAATGGACCATATGAGCGAAGTACTCTATTAGGAACATTGAAACTTAATTGGCCAAGGCGATCTGAACAGTAAATGGTGTCGCATATTATATcgtatattatataaacaatAAGCTTTGAACGAGTCATCTGATCTCAAGTGATAAAACATTGATAAGCATGCATCTAGCACCGTAGGATGGCagtgataataatataataatgctGCATTTATTCTGCCCTGCGCTTTCTTCAGTGGACGAACAAGGGAGAAAGGGCGCCCTCCTGAGGCGTCAATTACTTTatcctcttctgttttgattgttgGTCTTGAGATATAACAGACGATTGTCGACCATAAAAGTAGTTCGCGGACCGCCTCttcaaaccgactgttgaataTTATCTAGTAGCTTTGAATAACTCAATGTATCGAGTCCTCTTACAGGGATGGTTTTGGGAGTAGGGGGCTTAAAGAGTATTCGCAACTGGAGAAAGGAGAGATATCGGTTGATGAGTCTCTCCTTGGTTGGCGGATTTCCCAGGTTTTAGTAGGGGAACTACTTTTCCTATTTTCCACTTTTCAGGGATGataaaagtggacatggaaaaATTGAATATCCTAGTGATGTAGGCTACTCCCTTTGGGCCCATATCTTTTAACATCAGTCTGCTATAGCAACAGTGTCCTGGTCCTTTGCCTGACAAGTAACATCATCGAAATATGTGAATTATATTAGTCCTGTTTTTTAACTAAAGCCTATTATACATACGTcgacttgtttttattttattactgatGAACAAAATTTGCTAGGAAGGAGGGTTTTTACTTAGCCCCTAGAGTGTACACCAAGTGTGTTTCATTCCGtccttatacaatttttaaatttgagaaAACTATTAGAAACACTAAATACTGTTCCCGCGATCACTCATGTATCACAAAAATATGTGAGTACTCGAGGGTTAATTATGATTATGTGATAATAAATTatgagattttttaatatttgtaacatttaaaatgcattttcctTTACAGATTTTGATCCCAATCAAATGTTCCGGCACTTCTTCCAGTTTAGTAGTGGAACAGGGCCGGGCACATCGTTcggatttgaattttaaattgtgtttTGACCAAGATTATGACCACCTCATCACAACCAGGATGTTTTTCATAAGATGTATTCTCAACAATGCAAACAACCGCAAATGCAGTTACGcagaattcaaataaaaaacaaaaccaaattgtAAAAACCGTTGCTTATCGGTACTTCAATGAAAATCTTTTGAAAATgtgaggaaaataaaattatcagcgtttaagtcatttttttttttttaattaaagtatatatgtaagtgacAATTCACAATTGTGAATAGTGCAAAAACTAAGCGAAGTAAACTAAAAACcatatttcaaagaatactaTCCATTACAAAATTTGAGAAACTGAAAAATTGTTGACGTATTTATCAACACAAATACGTTGGAACGCATATTTTAGATATGGAGTGCAcagttttattgtttattattaaaggtttgctcactagtgacattcgatttttcacactcccttacaaaaggttccatttaagaaggtgaataaagtggaaaatagtaaatcctttttggtaaaaatggtagcaaaaaagtattttcttacttaaatggaaaaaaactgcgtacgatttaaaaaatgtattttacttTGCTTTGCTAAGTCTCCTCTGaacacttcatccatccatgggAAGATGGGCTTATTGGAAATAAGTTCCGTCGATCGTgtcgggactatccaattattctccctgtcgtaactctttggaaaatgctagctctttgcaaaacatgaattccgtctaaatcaccacatcataagaaataaagctttgtaaattcacCACTCATCGATCTCGGATTATTCTATCTCGTCAattactctatcatgtcctgacttaagtGGTATGTATTCCATGacatactaccatagtcctgaacatatCGATGAGAACTCTTTAGCGAGTTtttgctcgtaagcagaccattttgaaaatgaaatgtgttttctataaattttacttttcttccacttttacTCTAAATTTCTTGAGCTAggaacccagtgtcttgctaagggagccgatttgtcaagagagaacgagaaagctgcttactgagcaaaccttttattattgaatcatgatttcaatgtatgtatatcaatgcGTGCCTGTTTGGGGTGTCTAGAAAAGAGGACATCAGTTTACATAGAAGCAGGAATTGTATACGCTGGAGTGTGGGCTTTGTTTTGCCCTCAAACTGAAAATGGAAATAATGGCCAGACTGttgcaattgaaatttcaaattcagatgtttaattttaaatttgtattcaatAATATACTCCCGAAatatgactttttgtattttatccTGGAATGACAGGCacaaatcaaatgaaatattgtacgttttttattaaatgtctaGTTGGTGTTGCATAGAACATTCCCCATAAACTTATGGGGAACACATTTACCTGGAAATTAAGCGAACCAATAATCAAATACTATTTTTAACATGTAAAATAATGAAACCAATTTGGTTAGGCCTTTGCGTACACTTGACATATCAGAACGTCATGCATTTATTTGGGTAAATTCGAACATGGCGTTCTGATGTGAAATGGAGGCAATATTTAACATGTTCGTtcgtttttatttgattttatttgtttgaaatgGAGGCAATATTTAACATGTtcgttcttttttatttgatagTAATTTGTATCAGTTGCAACagaataaattatttcagtacTGTGGTGAACCTTATTTAAGATACACAGCTCCGTAATGGGAGAAGTAGAGAATATGTTTTACCAAAGTGATAGCGACAGTTTATTAAATTGGAtttatttgtgttaattttttcctgACTTCCCTTTCTTATAAAACACCCTTTCTAAAATCCAATTGGAAAAGTTAAGTAAAAAAGGCTAGGAAAAATCCACAAAGGTAAAGGGGCTTGTTGGAGGCACGTTTGATACTTTTTTTATGTTCGATACTTATTTCGCATTGATAGATGAAggtataacacatgggctgaaaagtcccgggcttcacaaagaaaacacgttttttttgttcaaaattagctttattcatcaacataaTTTCCAtgaagaacaacgcaatcattccagccaCTTTTCCAACATCAACAATAATCATTCCAGCCAACTTTTCAATACCATTTTGGGAGAACGATTTatgttttgcctcaaaataggcctcaggtTCAGGAAAACCTTTTCATTCGGGTGAAATGTCTTACtggcgagcattttttaggtctgtGAGCACCcaatagtcgctgggagccaaatctggggaatacggtggatgtggaagtaaatcgaagttcaattcatgtagttgttcattgttttgattgacttgggTCACAGTGCGCTTTGGTcagcagtgagcaaacgcggcacccactttgaacagagctttctcatgcAATACAAAGCCGAAACGTTCTTTTTATATCTTTTCggtgtcagctaactcacgaaacttcacttttcgatcattcaaaacgattttgtggattttttatataatttgggCCATCTGGTATTTAGAGCAGGTAAGATGTaagattttttgtatgaaaaatttgaGAAACTTGGGATGAATACCACCAATACACTAAATGTGGACTGGATTACTTCATAATCATCGATCCATTTGAAGCGAGACCTGGACATCACGGCATTTGTATTGGAGCTGTTGCTGTCATATTACACATGAAATCGGGCAAACTTGTATGAACTTAATCGCTTGCTGTGAATCAACCGCTATACTGAATTGCTGCTCATAATACTGTAGTTTTCCTAGTTTAACGAGCTTTCGTGACTTCTCGTCAGCGAGCCTTGTACTCTGTTATCGTTGGTGTCGAGCTTACTTAGGAAGCTCATCGGACCAATCGCCTTGCAGACTTGATATTGCACAAAATATGAGTTGTAGCAACATGATCCTGGTTTAACCCTTTGCACTAGTAACGCGTAGATAGAAACAATATGATGATGCGTATTGATCAGCGCGATCAACACCACCCATTGAAGCCGTGTAGTtaacaataataacattttGTTGTTCACCTCCTCTTACAAATCTGGTTTTTGTAATGAACTCAGCGCTAACACTGGTGCTTATCACTGTAACCACCATTTTATCTTTCCAAGACAATATCATCGTTCTTCCCTTTTTGCAAGCGATCGATTTATTTTCACCGAATTTGGGTTTCTTTATTGGATCAGGTATGCCCTTGCGATTGATTTTTATTGTACCTGTTAGATGGCATTTCATTTGCAATAATTCTTCCGCCAGGACAATGCTAGTGTAATAcctatttgtatacatatggtAACCTTGTGCATCTGGTATGTTCGACAATAAATTGTTATACAGGTGCAATGGAATTCTAGTACTGACAGGCAACTGGGACAAAATATTCCGCAAATTTCGAATTGATATATTCCATAAAATTACTGACCCGTTGAATCCGTGTCACATTGGGCACATTCCAAAAAGTTAGTCCTTTCCTACTGAGTAGCTCCTTTGCTATCACTTGACcttaaatagaaaaacaaagcaCCTA from Anastrepha ludens isolate Willacy chromosome 5, idAnaLude1.1, whole genome shotgun sequence includes these protein-coding regions:
- the LOC128865438 gene encoding dnaJ homolog subfamily C member 7 isoform X2, which produces MLKNIECNVANYSEVLEGILNAKNWNSKVEDLLRFISFMDEVIVLDSDNEQDQSSDMEVETVELDAEQIVPKDNATIAEEKKKLGNDQYKAQNYQAALKLYSDAIQLCPDFAAYYGNRSACYVMLSNYINALSDARQAVRLDPKFEKAYVRIAKCCLVMGDMVGSEQAIKKVLELDAQSNAVKTEQQGLQQLRQLEKTIQTNYDSKAFRNVVYYLDSALAIAPACLRYRLLKAECLAFLGRCEEAVDIAVSVMKLDTTSADAIYVRGLCLYYTDNLEKGILHFERALQLDPDHKKAKDMRNKSKALKEMKENGNTLFKSGRFREAQTVYTDALKIDELNKDINSKLLYNRALVNSKIGSLRDAIADCTRVLEINSQYLKALLLRARCYNDLEKFEECVNDYETALQLQKTPEIKKLLRDAKLALKRSKRKDYYKILGISRNATEDEIKKAYRKKALVHHPDRHANSSAEERKEEELKFKEIGEAYAILSDQRKKMRYDNGHDIEDQEQDFDPNQMFRHFFQFSSGTGPGTSFGFEF
- the LOC128865438 gene encoding dnaJ homolog subfamily C member 7 isoform X1, producing MPFIEYLQTTKANLLQAKNWNSKVEDLLRFISFMDEVIVLDSDNEQDQSSDMEVETVELDAEQIVPKDNATIAEEKKKLGNDQYKAQNYQAALKLYSDAIQLCPDFAAYYGNRSACYVMLSNYINALSDARQAVRLDPKFEKAYVRIAKCCLVMGDMVGSEQAIKKVLELDAQSNAVKTEQQGLQQLRQLEKTIQTNYDSKAFRNVVYYLDSALAIAPACLRYRLLKAECLAFLGRCEEAVDIAVSVMKLDTTSADAIYVRGLCLYYTDNLEKGILHFERALQLDPDHKKAKDMRNKSKALKEMKENGNTLFKSGRFREAQTVYTDALKIDELNKDINSKLLYNRALVNSKIGSLRDAIADCTRVLEINSQYLKALLLRARCYNDLEKFEECVNDYETALQLQKTPEIKKLLRDAKLALKRSKRKDYYKILGISRNATEDEIKKAYRKKALVHHPDRHANSSAEERKEEELKFKEIGEAYAILSDQRKKMRYDNGHDIEDQEQDFDPNQMFRHFFQFSSGTGPGTSFGFEF
- the LOC128865438 gene encoding dnaJ homolog subfamily C member 7 isoform X3, encoding MKSTFEKTLAKMIYIAEEKKKLGNDQYKAQNYQAALKLYSDAIQLCPDFAAYYGNRSACYVMLSNYINALSDARQAVRLDPKFEKAYVRIAKCCLVMGDMVGSEQAIKKVLELDAQSNAVKTEQQGLQQLRQLEKTIQTNYDSKAFRNVVYYLDSALAIAPACLRYRLLKAECLAFLGRCEEAVDIAVSVMKLDTTSADAIYVRGLCLYYTDNLEKGILHFERALQLDPDHKKAKDMRNKSKALKEMKENGNTLFKSGRFREAQTVYTDALKIDELNKDINSKLLYNRALVNSKIGSLRDAIADCTRVLEINSQYLKALLLRARCYNDLEKFEECVNDYETALQLQKTPEIKKLLRDAKLALKRSKRKDYYKILGISRNATEDEIKKAYRKKALVHHPDRHANSSAEERKEEELKFKEIGEAYAILSDQRKKMRYDNGHDIEDQEQDFDPNQMFRHFFQFSSGTGPGTSFGFEF
- the LOC128865438 gene encoding dnaJ homolog subfamily C member 7 isoform X4 — protein: MNSDEFTFLPRIAEEKKKLGNDQYKAQNYQAALKLYSDAIQLCPDFAAYYGNRSACYVMLSNYINALSDARQAVRLDPKFEKAYVRIAKCCLVMGDMVGSEQAIKKVLELDAQSNAVKTEQQGLQQLRQLEKTIQTNYDSKAFRNVVYYLDSALAIAPACLRYRLLKAECLAFLGRCEEAVDIAVSVMKLDTTSADAIYVRGLCLYYTDNLEKGILHFERALQLDPDHKKAKDMRNKSKALKEMKENGNTLFKSGRFREAQTVYTDALKIDELNKDINSKLLYNRALVNSKIGSLRDAIADCTRVLEINSQYLKALLLRARCYNDLEKFEECVNDYETALQLQKTPEIKKLLRDAKLALKRSKRKDYYKILGISRNATEDEIKKAYRKKALVHHPDRHANSSAEERKEEELKFKEIGEAYAILSDQRKKMRYDNGHDIEDQEQDFDPNQMFRHFFQFSSGTGPGTSFGFEF